The Gloeocapsa sp. PCC 73106 genomic sequence AAACCACAAGTCGTGACTCTTGTAGGGGTAGGAAACGCTACCGATATCGTCTTTCCAAAACAGAGGACCCATTTTGAAATCGTTAATCTCTGGTTGACCATCTCCCATTCTGTAAATCCCAGAAAAGGGCGGAGTCAGTATTTCTGCAGGTATATTAAAATAGTTACGTCCAGCAACAATTGATACTAATTCGGCGCGGTTATTAGGATCATCGGACCATTTTTGTGCTTCCATGATTCCTTTTAGCAGCGCTTTCGTCGCTTTAGGGTTTTGATCGACCCAATCTGCACGCATCGCCAAGTACTCTTCGGGATGAAATCGCCAAATTTGTGCAGTTAGAGCCGCCATGTGACCAATATCTTCAGCAATAATACGATAGGGCCAGGGATCTCCAGTACTAAAAGCGTCCATCGTACCGTTACGCATCCCTTGAACCGTTTCTGCTGATGGTACCGCCAACAAGTCTATATCTTGATCTGGGTCTACACCTCCTGCGGCGAACCAGTAACGAATCCAAAAGTCTTGATTGGCGTTGGGAAAGGTATAAGCGGCTTTGAACTTGCGACCCGCGCTACTGGGAAATCCTTTGATATAGTCTGCAGCATTGGTAATATCTAGATGCAGTCCTTTACCCGCGTGGGCGGCGGCGATCGCTATCCCATTTCCCTGAGTATTGAGTTGGGCTAACACGTACATGGGCAGTTTATTACCGTTGGTGATTATCCCCTCAGTAATTAAATGTGGCATAGGCATTTGCCATTGTCCACCATCTATACCCCCTCCTTGGGCACCAATGACCAGGTTATCTCGCGCTGAAGCCCAGTTCGCTTGTTTGGATACTTCTACTCCTGTCATCCCGTACTTGGCAAAGAATCCCTTTTCTTGGGCAATGATTAGGGGTGTTGCTTCCGCGATCGGTATATAACCCAGTTTGACTTGTGTGGTTTCTGGAACCATTTCTGGACTGAGTTCCACAGGTGCCGCTTGTTCTGCAGTTGTATTTCCTCCTCCGGGTTCGGGGGGATTACCTAAACAGCCTTTGAGTAAAACTGCTCCCAGTGCTGTAGTTCCTGCATTCAAGAGAAAACGACGACGAGATGAATTGGACATCTGAATTGCTCCCTTCCTTTTAGCATAGACATAATTCAATGCTTTTCGTTAAACCATTGAAAAAAGCCAATGTAAATATATTATCTTGGAA encodes the following:
- a CDS encoding CmpA/NrtA family ABC transporter substrate-binding protein, which produces MSNSSRRRFLLNAGTTALGAVLLKGCLGNPPEPGGGNTTAEQAAPVELSPEMVPETTQVKLGYIPIAEATPLIIAQEKGFFAKYGMTGVEVSKQANWASARDNLVIGAQGGGIDGGQWQMPMPHLITEGIITNGNKLPMYVLAQLNTQGNGIAIAAAHAGKGLHLDITNAADYIKGFPSSAGRKFKAAYTFPNANQDFWIRYWFAAGGVDPDQDIDLLAVPSAETVQGMRNGTMDAFSTGDPWPYRIIAEDIGHMAALTAQIWRFHPEEYLAMRADWVDQNPKATKALLKGIMEAQKWSDDPNNRAELVSIVAGRNYFNIPAEILTPPFSGIYRMGDGQPEINDFKMGPLFWKDDIGSVSYPYKSHDLWFLVESLRWGFHKDSIKDLDQVKQIIDKVNREDLWKEAATEAGFTSDIPQSTSRGVETFFDGKTFDPENPEAYLNSLAIKRI